From Megalobrama amblycephala isolate DHTTF-2021 linkage group LG8, ASM1881202v1, whole genome shotgun sequence, the proteins below share one genomic window:
- the os9 gene encoding protein OS-9, with protein MASSLIKWLRGLYLFFLTCLLSVFAFLNLEELNEMKYGIQILPDPVIMGQMEDVMLVSNKYKQLYECRLPAQAVRFHQDPVSEPDMQGYSGPGVPDLLKPMQTAPCLIKTKDWWTYEFCYGQHIRQYHLEDSEIKGDVLFLGYYDSEFDWTNETAKASKQHKLKRYHSQSYVNGSKCDLNGNPRETEVRFVCEEGSSDYIARVDEPQSCRYVLTVHTSRTCQHPLLRPPSTAKPQGIVCQPALSAQQYMDYVKAQVSDTKRKVEQISEELKNLDEILSKDDKNKGLQDEKTDEDPAVHSDEPPVSESETKEAEVAEGDSVSEEPEDKDFWEGVTKPASTESSTPDSETHQEPQDSQLHENDIFGEEKFNFKIITDPADLMKFVQHLRESNQKNRKAELEKESQQSSHKREEEEEEDDEKRKERTAGPELEVEVEEGDEDERLLKEFEDEMADLSVPSSKIEEIKEEMQKEFDNIIEEAQQELENEGLKGEFDRSQATQTLENTLGKLLDRLEDKTEHESEPDSEKNTDMHKSTHSPHKTEGGPSPDSPNLVPKTPAQAGSSGEQVKVRVTKYKVGGGVAAGAVTGGNDDDDEGGVKVKELGEGDPQWQQIQEVVKEQLERAGIKAEGKIEVKILTRKTAEEAGDQWLTEEDTKSFRELLINLLTGGTEEVYKEQKRQQELENNYKFVWGEKQDESQSTGNSDSDETDF; from the exons ATGGCTTCCTCCTTGATTAAGTGGTTAAGAGGATTATATCTTTTTTTCTTAACATGTCTCCTGTCCGTTTTTGCTTTTTTGAATTTAGaagaattaaatgaaatgaaatatggaaTACAGATTCTGCCCGACCCTGTTATTATGGGACAG ATGGAAGATGTGATGTTGGTCTCTAACAAATACAAGCAGCTGTATGAGTGTCGTTTGCCAGCTCAGGCAGTGCGATTCCATCAGGACCCGGTATCAGAGCCTGACATGCAGGGCTACAGTGGCCCAGGAGTCCCTGACCTCCTCAAGCCCATGCAGACTGCACCATGCCTGATTAAG ACCAAAGACTGGTGGACTTATGAGTTCTGCTATGGCCAGCACATCAGGCAATATCACTTAGAAG ATTCAGAGATCAAGGGAGATGTGCTCTTTTTGGGATATTATGATTCAGAGTTCGACTGGACCAATGAAACTGCCAAG GCATCTAAGCAGCATAAACTGAAGAGGTATCATAGTCAGTCATATGTCAATGGCTCTAAATGTGACTTGAATGGCAATCCCAGAGAGACGGAAGTCAGA tttgtgTGTGAGGAGGGCTCTAGTGATTATATTGCACGGGTAGATGAACCTCAGTCCTGCCGCTACGTCTTGACAGTACACACCTCTCGTACCTGCCAGCACCCCCTCCTGCGGCCACCTTCCACTGCCAAGCCACAAGGCATTGTGTGCCAACCTGCTCTCAGTGCCCAGCAGTATATGGACTATGTCAAGGCTCAAGTCT CTGACACTAAACGTAAAGTGGAGCAGATCTCGGAGGAGCTCAAGAACCTGGATGAAATTCTGTCCAAAGATGACAAGAACAAAGGATTGCAGGATGAAAAAACAGATGAGGACCCTGCAGTCCATTCAGATGAGCCTCCAGTTTCAGAGTCAGAAACCAAAG AGGCTGAAGTAGCTGAAGGGGACTCGGTGAGTGAAGAGCCAGAGGACAAGGACTTCTGGGAGGGAGTGACCAAACCAGCAAGCACAGAGTCAAGCACTCCTGACTCAGAG ACCCATCAGGAGCCTCAGGACAGCCAATTGCACGAAAATGACA TATTTGGGGAggaaaagtttaattttaaaatcatCACAGACCCTGCAGACCTCATGAAGTTTGTACAACACCTCAGAGAGAGCAACCAGAAG AACAGGAAAGCTGAGCTGGAAAAAGAGAGCCAACAATCATCTCATAAgagagaagaggaggaggaggaggatgacgAGAAAAGAAAGGAGAGGACAGCAGGACCGGAGCTGGAGGTGGAGGTAGAGGAAGGGGATGAGGATGAAAGATTGCTGAAGGAGTTTGAGGATGAGATGGCAGATCTGTCTGTTCCCTCCTCCAAGATAGAAGAGATAAAAGAAGAAATGCAGAAGGAGTTTGACAACATCATAGAGGAA GCTCAGCAGGAGTTAGAgaatgaaggtcttaagggtgagTTTGATCGCTCTCAGGCTACGCAAACTCTAGAGAACACACTGGGGAAACTTCTGGACCGTCTTGAAGACAAGACTGAACATGAGAGTGAACCAGACTCAGAAAAAAATACAGATATGCATAAAAGCACACACTCGCCGCACAAGACAGAAGGAGGCCCTTCTCCTGACAGCCCAAACCTGGTTCCCAAAACACCAG CCCAAGCGGGCAGCAGTGGCGAGCAGGTAAAAGTCAGGGTGACTAAGTATAAGGTGGGCGGAGGTGTGGCTGCAGGAGCGGTTACCGGGGGcaacgatgatgatgatgaggggGGTGTGAAGGTGAAGGAACTGGGCGAGGGCGACCCCCAGTGGCAGCAGATTCAGGAAGTGGTCAAAGAGCAGCTAGAGAGAGCCGGCATCAAGGCCGAAG GAAAGATTGAGGTGAAGATTTTAACCCGTAAAACAGCAGAGGAAGCAGGAGACCAGTGGCTCACCGAGGAGGATACAAAATCATTTAGAGAGCTTCTCATCAATCTTCTG ACGGGAGGTACAGAGGAGGTGTATAAAGAGCAGAAGAGACAGCAAGAGTTGGAGAATAACTACAAATTTGTCTGGGGAGAAAAACAGGATGAGAGCCAGTCCACAGGAAACAGTGATTCTGATGAAACAGACTTTTGA